The following proteins come from a genomic window of Panthera leo isolate Ple1 chromosome E2, P.leo_Ple1_pat1.1, whole genome shotgun sequence:
- the LOC122208886 gene encoding dipeptidase 2-like produces the protein MRPLGLDGTSPPCRRPLLRLLLLLSLLPPLPPPLTRAQTAQGTPSAPTTPATSSTPSLRKRARALMRDFPLVDGHNDMPLVLRQFYGNRLQDVNLRNFSHGQTSLDRLRDGLVGAQFWSAYVPCETQERDAVRLTLEQIDLIRRMCASYSELELVTSVKALNNTRKLACLIGVEGGHSLDSSLSVLRTFYVLGVRYLTLTHTCNTPWAESSSKGIHPFYSSVSGLTSFGEKVVVEMNRLGMMVDLSHVSDTVARRALEVSRAPVIFSHSAARGVCKNARNIPDDILQLLKKNGGIVMVSLSAGVLQCNLLANVSTVADHFDYIKAVIGSKFIGIGGDYDGAKGFPQGLEDVSTYPVLIEELLSRGWSEEELQGVLRGNLLRVFGQVEQVRETSKGQSPLEDEFPDEQLGSSCRSVLSRLPQTRCLARDQKLTETSAHWAPKCSPKQLLSKSSPNVAPSLTVIAAFSVLILWLW, from the exons ATGCGGCCCCTGGGCCTCGATGGTACCTCCCCGCCCTGCCGGCGACCTCTGCTGCGTCTGCTGCTCCTGCTGtcgctgctgccgccgctgccgccgccctTAACGCGCGCCCAGACCGCTCAGGGAACCCCCAGCGCCCCGACTACGCCGGCCACCTCCAGCACCCCAAGTCTGCGGAAGCGCGCGCGGGCTCTGATGCGAGACTTCCCTCTCGTGGACGG CCACAATGACATGCCCCTTGTCCTGAGGCAGTTTTATGGCAACAGGCTACAGGATGTTAATCTGCGCAATTTCAGCCATGGCCAGACCAGCCTGGACAGGCTTAGAGACGGTCTCGTGGGTGCCCAG TTCTGGTCAGCCTACGTCCCATGCGAGACCCAGGAAAGGGATGCTGTGCGCCTCACCCTGGAGCAGATTGACCTCATTCGCCGCATGTGTGCCTCCTATTCTGAGTTGGAGCTTGTGACCTCAGTTAAAG CTCTGAACAATACACGGAAGTTGGCTTGCCTCATTGGTGTGGAGGGTGGCCACTCGCTGGACAGTAGCCTTTCCGTCTTGCGTACGTTCTATGTGCTGGGTGTGCGCTACCTGACGCTCACTCACACCTGCAACACACCCTG GGCAGAGAGCTCATCTAAGGGCATCCATCCCTTCTATAGCAGTGTCAGCGGGCTGACCAGCTTTGGTGAG AAAGTGGTGGTTGAAATGAACCGCTTGGGCATGATGGTAGATTTGTCCCACGTCTCTGACACTGTGGCACGGCGAGCCTTGGAAGTGTCACGGGCACCTGTGATCTTCTCCCACTCAGCTGCCCGGGGTGTGTGCAAGAATGCCAGGAACATTCCTGATGACATCCTGCAGCTTCTG AAGAAGAATGGTGGTATCGTGATGGTGTCTTTGTCAGCGGGGGTGCTGCAGTGCAACCTGTTAGCCAATGTGTCCACTGTGGCAG ATCACTTTGACTACATCAAGGCAGTCATTGGATCCAAGTTCATTGGGATTGGTGGAGATTATGATGGGGCTAAAGG GTTCCCTCAGGGGCTGGAGGACGTGTCCACATACCCAGTTCTGATAGAAGAGTTGCTGAGTCGTGGCTGGAGTGAGGAAGAGCTCCAGGGTGTCCTTCGTGGAAACCTGCTGCGGGTCTTTGGACAGGTGGAACAG GTACGGGAGACAAGCAAGGGGCAAAGCCCCTTGGAGGATGAATTCCCGGATGAGCAGCTGGGCAGTTCTTGCCGCTCTGTTCTCTCACGTCTGCCTCAGACACGGTGTCTGGCTCGAGACCAGAAACTAACTGAGACTTCGGCACATTGGGCACCTAAGTGTTCACCTAAACAGTTATTGTCAAAATCTTCCCCCAACGTGGCCCCAAGCCTCACAGTTATTGCTGCCTTTTCAGTCCTCATTCTGTGGCTCTGGTGA